A region from the Toxotes jaculatrix isolate fToxJac2 chromosome 2, fToxJac2.pri, whole genome shotgun sequence genome encodes:
- the ints11 gene encoding integrator complex subunit 11, producing MPEIKVTPLGAGQDVGRSCILVSIGGKNIMLDCGMHMGYNDDRRFPDFSYVTQNGRLTDFLDCVIISHFHLDHCGALPYMSEMVGYDGPIYMTHPTKAICPILLEDFRKITVDKKGETNFFTSQMIKDCMKKVVPLNLHQTVQVDDELEIKAYYAGHVLGAAMVHIKVGSESVVYTGDYNMTPDRHLGAAWIDKCRPDILISESTYATTIRDSKRCRERDFLKKVHETIERGGKVLIPVFALGRAQELCILLETFWERMNLKAPIYFSTGLTEKANHYYKLFITWTNQKIRKTFVQRNMFEFKHIKAFDRSYADNPGPMVVFATPGMLHAGQSLQIFKKWAGNEKNMVIMPGYCVQGTIGHKILNGQRKLEMEGRATLDVKLQVEYMSFSAHADAKGIMQLIRMAEPRNMLLVHGEAAKMEFLKGKIEQEFSIDCYMPANGETATVTTNPSVPVDISLNLLKREMALGGPLPDPKKPRTMHGTLIMKENSLKLVSSEQALKELGLNEHQLRFTCRVQLQDPHSDPDTLHRIYTHLKSVLKGYTIQHLPDGTVMVESIVIKVSSSAEDTNTKVLLLSWSYQDEDLGSFLSTLLKKGLPSGLC from the exons ATGCCTGAGATAAAAGTAACGCCACTGG GTGCTGGACAGGATGTGGGCCGCAGCTGCATCCTTGTCTCCATTGGAGGCAAAAACATCATGTTGGACTGTGGTATGCACATGGGATACAACGATGAC AGACGTTTCCCTGATTTTTCTTATGTAACCCAGAATGGACGTCTGACAGATTTTCTGGACTGTGTGATCATCAG CCATTTCCACTTGGACCACTGTGGCGCTCTGCCTTACATGAGTGAGATGGTGGGCTACGATGGACCCATCTACATGACCCATCCCACCAAGGCTATCTGTCCCATCTTACTGGAAGACTTCCGGAAGATCACTGTCGATAAAAAGGGAGAGACCAACTTCTTCACCTCGCAAATGATCAAGGACTGCATGAAGAAAGTGGTACCTTTGAACCTCCACCAAACTGTCCAG GTGGATGATGAGCTGGAGATCAAGGCGTACTATGCAGGCCATGTCCTGGGAGCCGCCATGGTGCACATCAAAGTGGGATCAGAGTCTGTGGTCTATACT GGAGACTATAACATGACGCCTGACAGGCATTTAGG TGCTGCGTGGATCGATAAGTGCCGGCCAGATATCCTCATCTCAGAGTCTACGTACGCCACCACCATCCGTGACTCgaagagatgcagagagagggacTTTTTGAAGAAGGTCCACGAAACCatagaaagaggaggaaag GTTCTCATCCCCGTTTTTGCCCTTGGAAGAGCACAAGAACTCTGCATCCTGTTGGAAACATTTTG GGAGAGGATGAACCTAAAGGCCCCGATCTACTTCTCCACTGGGCTGACGGAGAAAGCTAATCATTACTACAAGCTTTTCATAACATGGACAAACCAGAAAATTCGAAAAACCTTTGTACAGAGAAACATGTTTGAATTTAAGCACATCAAGGCTTTTGATCGCTCCTACGCTGATAATCCTGGACCTATG GTGGTGTTTGCCACACCAGGTATGCTGCATGCTGGTCAGTCTTTGCAAATCTTCAAGAAATGGGCCGGCAATGAGAAGAACATG GTAATCATGCCTGGATATTGTGTACAAGGAACAATCGGTCATAAGATCTTAAATGggcagaggaagctggagaTGGAAGGGAGAGCAACG CTGGATGTGAAGCTACAGGTGGAGTACATGTCCTTCAGCGCCCATGCGGATGCTAAAGGCATCATGCAGCTCATTCGTATGGCAGAGCCTCGCAACATGCTGCTGGTACATGGGGAGGCCGCGAAAATGGAGTTCCTCAAGGGCAAGATTGAACAGGAGTTCA GCATAGACTGTTATATGCCGGCCAATGGAGAGACGGCAACTGTGACGACAAACCCCAGTGTGCCCGTGGACATCTCACTCAACCTGCTGAAGAGGGAGATGGCTCTCGGAG GGCCTCTGCCTGACCCAAAAAAACCTCGCACCATGCACGGCACCCTGATCATGAAAGAAAAC AGTCTGAAGCTGGTGTCGTCGGAGCAGGCCCTGAAGGAGCTGGGCCTCAACGAACATCAGTTACGCTTCACCTGCCGCGTGCAGCTCCAGGACCCGCACAGCGACCCCGACACGCTCCACAGGATCTACACACACCTCAAAAG CGTGTTGAAAGGTTACACCATCCAGCACCTCCCAGACGGCACCGTCATGGTGGAGTCCATTGTCATCAAagtctcctcctctgctgaggACACCAACACCAAGGTCCTGCTGCTTTCCTGGAGCTACCAG
- the LOC121194171 gene encoding ceramide-1-phosphate transfer protein translates to MADSVASEDQRFCLQEVLDTFKMCLSENKEVYLQHYVAGWRGLVKFLNSLGSVFGFISKDAVNKIQILVNYLNGENGSQYVTVQSMVKYELENQLVDLTKRGSHPESGCRTLLRLHRALRWLELFLERLRTSTEDSKTSVMCAEAYNESLAQHHPWVVRKAAGMAFCVLPGRPAFFEVMNVGPQEQVVAMLGEALPLISEVYQITEELYAQHNLLDLP, encoded by the exons ATGGCTGATTCTGTGGCATCAGAGGACCAGAGATTCTGCTTACAGGAGGTTCTCGACACTTTCAAAATGTGTCTGTCGGAAAATAAAGAGGTGTACCTTCAACACTACGTCGCCGGGTGGCGTGGGCTTGTAAA GTTTCTGAACAGCTTAGGGAGTGTCTTTGGCTTCATTTCTAAGGATGCTGTCAACAAGATCCAGATCCTGGTTAACTACCTGAATGGCGAGAACGGGTCTCAGTACGTCACCGTCCAGTCGATGGTAAAATATGAGCTGGAGAATCAACTCGTGGACCTGACCAAGAGAGGCAGCCACCCAGAGTCAGGCTGCCGTACCCTGCTGAGGCTCCATCGTGCACTGAGGTGGCTGGAGCTTTTCCTGGAGCGCCTCCGCACCAGCACTGAGGACAGCAAGACATCTGTCATGTGTGCAGAGGCCTACAACGAGTCCCTCGCCCAGCACCACCCTTGGGTGGTCCGTAAGGCTGCAGGCATGGCGTTCTGTGTGCTCCCTGGGCGTCCTGCTTTCTTTGAAGTGATGAACGTAGGCCCCCAAGAGCAGGTCGTGGCCATGCTGGGAGAAGCCCTGCCTCTCATCTCTGAGGTGTACCAGATCACAGAGGAACTTTACGCTCAACATAACCTGCTTGACTTACCATAG
- the ubxn10 gene encoding UBX domain-containing protein 10 encodes MHLTRPKSSKGRSRPALNNADSIQRTPVSPETPVHSRPDRNLRSQSQPTMRQTGHLGQDEVLHLLQHAPAAPLRTFNKYKVLPSIERRRSAVSPGRGLNKNMSKLTLSDDSILQQTQRHEEPDLPTAQTSSSGGDRGADGPLRIRPKPLHPGPVTTSGSLLLAIRAPCGRRFEQHFEPTDTLLMVRASAEARYGATYGEASIETMDVPRRTFTDMDMTLAQCGILNRSVLCISQNNGSEVEQDF; translated from the coding sequence atgcatttaacaAGGCCAAAGTCCTCCAAAGGACGAAGCAGACCTGCTTTAAACAACGCAGACAGCATCCAGAGGACACCTGTGTCCCCAGAGACTCCCGTGCACAGCAGGCCGGACAGAAACCTCCGCTCCCAGTCCCAGCCCACCATGAGGCAGACCGGCCACCTGGGCCAGGATGAAGTTCTGCACCTGCTGCAACACGCTCCCGCTGCTCCGCTGCGGACCTTCAACAAGTACAAGGTCCTGCCGTCCATAGAGAGGAGGCGGTCAGCGGTGAGTCCAGGGAGAGGCCTGAACAAAAACATGTCCAAGCTCACCCTGTCTGATGATTCTATCCTGCAGCAAACTCAGAGGCATGAGGAGCCAGATCTCCCCACAGCACAGAccagcagctctggaggtgaCAGGGGGGCTGATGGACCCCTCAGGATCCGGCCTAAGCCGCTACACCCAGGACCAGTAACAACCAGTGGCAGTTTGCTCTTGGCTATCCGAGCACCGTGTGGCAGGAGGTTCGAGCAGCACTTTGAGCCCACAGACACTCTGCTGATGGTGAGAGCCAGTGCAGAGGCCAGGTATGGAGCCACGTATGGAGAGGCCTCCATTGAGACTATGGATGTGCCTCGTAGGACCTTCACAGATATGGATATGACTTTGGCCCAGTGTGGCATCTTGAACAGATCAGTGCTGTGCATTTCTCAGAATAATGGCAGTGAGGTGGAACAGGacttttaa